From Elephas maximus indicus isolate mEleMax1 chromosome 1, mEleMax1 primary haplotype, whole genome shotgun sequence, a single genomic window includes:
- the LOC126076108 gene encoding small ubiquitin-related modifier 2-like gives MADEKPKEGVKTGNNNHINLKMAGEDGSVVQFRINSHTPLSKLMKAYYKRQGLSMRQIRFQFDGQQINETDTPGQLEMEAEDTIDVFQQQAGAS, from the coding sequence ATGGCTGACGAAAAACCCAAGGAAGGAGTCAAGACTGGGAACAACAATCATATTAACTTGAAGATGGCGGGGGAGGATGGTTCTGTGGTGCAGTTTAGGATTAACAGCCATACTCCACTTAGTAAACTAATGAAAGCCTATTATAAACGACAGGGTTTGTCAATGAGGCAGATCAGATTCCAATTTGATGGGCAGCAAATCAATGAGACAGACACACCTGGACAGTTGGAAATGGAGGCTGAAGATACAATTGATGTGTTCcagcagcaggcaggtgcctcctAA